The Fusarium oxysporum Fo47 chromosome II, complete sequence genome includes a region encoding these proteins:
- a CDS encoding Glyoxalase/Bleomycin resistance protein/Dihydroxybiphenyl dioxygenase: MSPSAITNSPPQQATQPTTVPITSALDRADNTFAVQPPPNFTGYDHITWWVGNAKQAASYYTNLFGFKPIAYKGLETGSRYFASYVIENNDVRFVFTSPLRSEAHFPDDEPISKSDRKLLKEMYAHLERHGDAVKDVAFEVENVDGVYHKAVQEGAIAVQDPKVSKDKEHGSVSTAVICTYGDTTHTLISRQNYTGPFLPGYRTWKKHSATVSLPDVPLARIDHCVGNQSWNEMDSACAFYEQCLSFHRFWSVDDSQICTEFSALSSVVMASPNNIVKMPINEPALGKKKSQIEEYVIFNSGPGVQHIALLTPDIITAVSALRARGVEFIDVPPSYYTDMRHRLKTERRNWELKEEFETLERLNILIDYDEGGYLLQLFTKPLMDRPTVFIEIIQRNDFDGFGAGNFKSLFEAIEREQAERGNL, from the coding sequence ATGTCCCCTTCTGCCATTACCAACTCCCCTCCTCAGCAGGCAACTCAGCCTACTACTGTTCCTATCACTTCTGCCCTCGACCGAGCAGACAACACTTTTGCGGTTCAGCCGCCCCCTAACTTCACCGGCTATGACCACATAACCTGGTGGGTTGGCAATGCCAAACAGGCTGCCTCATATTACACCAATCTTTTTGGCTTCAAGCCCATCGCATATAAGGGGCTCGAGACTGGAAGCCGATACTTTGCCTCGTATGTCATTGAGAACAACGATGTCCGCTTCGTCTTCACCTCGCCTCTGCGATCTGAAGCTCATTTCCCAGACGATGAACCTATCTCCAAGTCGGACCgaaagcttctcaaggagaTGTACGCTCATCTCGAACGCCATGGCGACGCCGTGAAGGATGTTGcctttgaggttgagaatgTCGACGGAGTATATCACAAGGCGGTTCAGGAGGGTGCTATTGCTGTTCAAGACCCCAAGGTTagcaaggacaaggagcATGGCTCCGTCTCCACAGCCGTCATTTGCACATATGGCGACACCACCCATACCCTCATCTCCCGTCAAAACTATACTGGACCCTTCCTCCCTGGCTACCGAACCTGGAAGAAGCACAGCGCCACTGTGTCTCTGCCAGATGTTCCCCTAGCCCGCATCGACCACTGCGTCGGTAACCAGTCCTGGAACGAGATGGACTCGGCCTGCGCTTTCTACGAGCAGTGTCTTTCCTTCCACCGGTTTTGGTCTGTGGACGATTCACAGATCTGTACCGAGTTCTCAGCTCTGAGCTCCGTTGTCATGGCTTCACCAAACAACATTGTTAAGATGCCCATCAATGAGCCAGCTCTCGGCAAGAAGAAGTCCCAGATTGAGGAGTAcgtcatcttcaactctggACCTGGCGTTCAGCACATTGCACTTCTAACTCCTGATATTATCACTGCCGTCTCAGCCCTACGCGCTCGTGGTGTCGAGTTCATCGACGTTCCCCCTTCGTATTACACTGACATGCGCCACCGTCTCAAGACAGAGCGTCGCAACTGGGAGCTCAAGGAAGAATTTGAGACTCTTGAGCGTCTCAACATCCTAATCGACTACGATGAGGGTGGTTACCTGCTTCAACTATTCACCAAGCCGCTCATGGACCGACCCACAGTCTTTATTGAGATCATTCAGCGCAACGACTTCGACGGCTTCGGCGCTGGTAACTTTAAGAGCTTGTTCGAGGCTATTGAGCGTGAGCAAGCTGAGCGTGGCAACCTGTAA
- a CDS encoding ribosomal L27e protein family-domain-containing protein, with the protein MKFLKVGRVAIITRGRYAGKKVVIIQPVDNGNKPHPFGHALVAGIERYPSKITRRMSKTRQEKRNKIKPFIKVINYNHLMPTRYTLELEGLKGAVSNDTFKEVSQREDAKKTVKKVLEERYTSGKNRWFFTPLKF; encoded by the exons ATGAAGTTCCTCAAGGTCGGCCGagtcgccatcatcacccGCGGCAGATACGCCGGAAAGAAG GTTGTCATCATCCAGCCCGTTGACAACGGCAACAAGCCTCACCCTTTCGGCCACGCCCTGGTTGCCGGCATTGAGCGATACCCCTCCAAGATCACCCGCCGCATGTCCAAGACCCGCCAGGAGAAGCgaaacaagatcaagcctttcatcaaggtcatcaaCTACAACCACTTGATGCCCACTCGCTACACCCTGGAGCTCGAGGGCCTCAAGGGCGCCGTCTCTAACGACACCTTCAAGGAGGTTTCCCAGCGCGAGGATGCCAAGAAGACTGTCAAGAAGGTGCTCGAGGAGCGATACACCAGCGGCAAGAACCGATGGTTCTTCACCCCTCTCA AGTTTTAA
- a CDS encoding Ssl1-like-domain-containing protein: MADSDGEYVADMSDDDLMDHRVTDDDPQAAKGKTAKSRKGDSARAWEVSKRTWETNLPEEEDGILSLTALEAEKRKRLLRDTTPLQRGIIRHMVLVLDMSFAMTEKDLLPTRYRLMLSYAAAFVREFFEQNPISQLGIIGMRDGVAVRISDVGGNPTEHLEKLKGLENEDPQGNPSLQNALEMCRGALFHAPSHGTREVLIIYGALLSSDPGDIHETIGNLITDRIRVSIVGLSAQVAICADLCSRTNAGDESQYNIAMDEVHFRELFLAATTPPVTRTAEQSTASLLMMGFPSRTLVPNGTTSYCACHNRPFREGYLCTRCGARVCRIPAECPACDLTLILSTHLARSYHHLFPLRNWVEVPWTKASRSAACFSCLAPFPEPPKGKAPDKSREDSGAPKTAKGVSESGRYACEVCGQHFCIDCDVFAHEVVHNCPGCQSLLSKTDAAASSGEPNGTAAYTNGDVVMT; encoded by the exons ATGGCCGACTCTGACGGCGAGTATGTCGCCGACATGTCGGATGATGATCTCATGGATCACCGCGTCACAGACGACGATCCTCAAGCGGCGAAAGGAAAAACTGCCAAATCGAGAAAAGGCGACTCAGCTAGAGCATGGGAAGTCTCGAAACGAACTTGGGAGACGAATCTaccagaggaagaagacggaaTACTGAGTCTCACAGcgcttgaggctgagaagcgGAAGCGATTATTACGCGATACGACGCCCCTACAAAGAGGAATTATTCGGCATATGGTGCTTGTGCTGGATATGTCCTTCGCTATGACCGAGAAGGATCTGCTACCTACAAGGTATCGCCTCATGCTGAGCTACGCGGCTGCCTTTGTGCGAGAGTTCTTTGAACAAAATCCTATTTCTCAACTAGGAATCATTGGTATGCGAGATGGTGTTGCTGTGAGGATTAGCGATGTTGGAGGAAACCCGACAGAACACTTGGAAAAGCTGAAAGGGCTGGAGAACGAAGATCCTCAAGGCAACCCAAGCTTGCAGAACGCTCTGGAGATGTGTCGAGGAGCTCTGTT CCATGCGCCTTCTCACGGCACACGAGAAGTACTCATTATCTATGGCGCATTACTATCGAGTGACCCGGGCGATATCCATGAAACCATTGGCAACCTGATCACGGATCGAATACGTGTCTCGATTGTCGGTCTTTCCGCCCAGGTCGCTATTTGCGCTGATCTGTGTTCACGAACGAATGCCGGTGATGAGTCACAATACAATATCGCGATGGACGAGGTCCATTTCCGCGAACTTTTCCTCGCAGCCACGACACCCCCTGTGACACGCACGGCTGAACAGAGCACAGCCAGTCTTCTCATGATGGGCTTCCCGTCCCGGACACTTGTTCCTAACGGGACTACAAGTTACTGCGCGTGCCATAATCGGCCGTTCCGAGAGGGATATCTCTGCACCCGTTGCGGCGCTCGTGTGTGCCGCATCCCAGCTGAGTGTCCAGCTTGTGACCTCACCCTTATTCTATCGACTCATCTTGCCCGCTCATATCATCATCTCTTCCCGTTACGGAACTGGGTTGAAGTGCCCTGGACTAAAGCCAGCCGCTCTGCAGCCTGCTTTTCATGCTTAGCGCCATTTCCTGAGCCACCAAAGGGCAAAGCACCCGATAAGTCTAGAGAAGACAGTGGCGCACCAAAGACAGCCAAGGGCGTCAGTGAAAGCGGGCGATATGCATGTGAAGTGTGTGGACAACACTTTTGCATCGACTGTGACGTCTTTGCCCATGAGGTTGTCCACAACTGCCCGGGCTGCCAGAGCTTATTATCTAAGACAGATGCCGCTGCCTCATCGGGTGAGCCGAACGGCACAGCTGCATATACCAACGGTGATGTTGTAATGACATAG
- a CDS encoding chitin synthase III catalytic subunit, translated as MGSTEFGNFHDFCRDSTLPVCNLLSQNHDQNGNWGGCELTGISLSGGRHLGNLGSILLAGAAIITAVFLLLRSEKKRAAVGRREMQMFLIGYIIISICEIFSVGEFPLNSTVRIAFSAIHIGMIIATCWILMLNAVVGYQIIDDGTPLSMALIAISALLLLIGTGYIALDTGFSWTGYWDDSYEAPRNRNIALYVLYQLVPLILLVAFLVLEAILVIRILGETRPMIYLAAAALLFAIGQVFNYAISKYICDGTSGKIDGALFQTLFTLLSVIMVWVFWSSITEDDWPMPVTNTYP; from the exons ATGGGGTCTACCGAATTTGGAAATTTTCAT GACTTTTGCAGAGACTCGACTCTCCCAGTCTGTAAT CTTCTGTCCCAGAACCACGACCAGAATGGCAACTGGGGAGGCTGCGAGCTCACGGGTATCTCCCTGAGTGGAGGGCGACATCTTGGAAACTTGGGATCAATCCTCCTCGCTGGAGCTGCCATTATTACCGCCGTCTTTCTCCTGTTGCGATCCGAGAAGAAGCGGGCTGCCGTTGGTCGAAGGGAGATGCAAATGTTTCTCATCGGctacatcatcatcagtATATGCGAGATCTTTTCAGTAGGAGAGTTTCCACTGAATAGCACCGTGAGAATT GCTTTCTCTGCTATCCATATCGGCATGATCATTGCCACATGTTGGATTCTAATGCTTAACGCCGTTGTTGGCTATCAGATCATCGACGATGGAACGCCACTCTCGATGGCCCTAATTGCCATTTCGGCTCTTCTGTTGCTTATTGGAACTGGCTACATCGCCCTCGACACCGGCTTCTCGTGGACTGGCTACTGGGACGATAGCTACGAGGCCCCCAGGAACCGAAACATCGCCCTCTACGTCCTTTACCAACTTGTCCCTCTAatcctcctcgtcgccttccttgttcttgaggcTATCCTTGTAATTCGAATTCTGGGCGAGACGCGTCCTATGATTTATCTTGCCGCCGCAGCCCTTCTTTTTGCCATCGGTCAGGTCTTCAACTACGCGATCAGCAAGTATATCTGCGACGGCACGAGTGGAAAGATCGATGGCGCCCTTTTCCAGACGCTCTTCACCCTGTTATCTGTTATCATGGTTTGGGTTTTCTGGTCCAGTATTACTGAGGACGACTGGCCCATGCCTGTAACCAACACCTACCCCTGA
- a CDS encoding triose-phosphate transporter family-domain-containing protein translates to MSADEKIRVSGETPRATTPVLPTVNPGLEKSQSARASIHPTFYVIAWIGFSSSVILFNKWLLDTLNFRYPVILTTYHLTFSTVVTQIMARWTPYLDGRKTVKMTARVYIRAVVPIGIFFSLSLICGNLTYLYLSVAFIQMLKATTPVAVLISGWILGVSAPNLKQFLNVSAIVVGVIIASMGEIHFVTVGVLFQMGGIIFEALRLTMVQRLLSSADYKMDPLVSLYYFAPICAVMNGVVALIWEIPRCSMAEVYHVGLFTFFLNGLCAFMLNVSVVFLIGKTSAVVLTLCGVLKDILLVIASMMIWGTQVTGLQFFGYSIALGGMVYYKLGYEQIKGHIADANRQWAEFGARKPILRKVTIIIATAFLIFTFFGGLAPGYSSEVDPTRLANEVSNRFGINDAQHV, encoded by the exons ATGTCGGCTGACGAAAAGATCCGCGTCTCGGGCGAAACGCCTCGTGCGACCACTCCTGTTCTTCCAACGGTTAACCCCGGTCTCGAGAAGTCACAGTCTGCTCGCGCTTCAATTCACCCTACTTTCTATGTTAT TGCATGGATTGGTTTTTCATCATCCGTCATCCTGTTCAACAAATGGCTCCTTGATACCCTCAACTTCC GCTACCCCGTCATTCTAACGACCTACCacttgaccttctcgacaGTCGTCACTCAGATTATGGCCCGATGGACTCCTTACCTTGACGGCCGCAAGACGGTTAAGATGACAGCTCGCGTTTACATCCGTGCCGTTGTTCCCATCGgtatcttcttcagcttgagTTTGATCTGCGGAAATTTGACATATCTCTACCTTTCTGTTGCTTTCATTCAGATGCTCAAGGCTACCACGCCCGTCGCCGTTCTCATCTCTGGCTGGATTCTGGGTGTTTCTGCTCCCAACCTCAAGCAGTTCCTCAATGTCTCCGCCATTGTTGTCGGTGTCATCATTGCTTCCATGGGCGAAATCCACTTCGTCACTGTTGGTGTGCTCTTCCAGATGGGCGGTATCATTTTCGAGGCTCTGCGACTTACCATGGTCCAGCGCCTGCTGAGCTCAGCTGACTACAAGATGGACCCTCTCGTCTCTCTGTACTATTTTGCTCCCATCTGCGCTGTCATGAACGGTGTGGTTGCTCTCATTTGGGAGATCCCCAGGTGCTCGATGGCTGAGGTTTACCACGTTGGTCTGTTCACTTTCTTCCTGAACGGTCTTTGCGCTTTTATGCTCAATGTCTCCGTCGTCTTCCTG ATTGGCAAGACTTCTGCTGTCGTCCTCACGCTCTGCGGTGTTCTCAAGGATATTCTCCTGGTCATTGCTTCTATGATGATCTGGGGCACCCAGGTTACTGGTCTCCAATTCTTTGGCTACTCCATTGCTCTTGGTGGCATGGTCTACTATAAGCTCGGCTACGAGCAGATCAAGGGCCACATTGCTGATGCCAACCGACAGTGGGCTGAGTTTGGTGCTCGCAAGCCCATTCTCCGCAAGGTCACCATTATCATCGCCACCGctttcctcatcttcaccttctttgGTGGCCTTGCTCCTGGTTACTCCTCAGAGGTTGATCCCACTAGACTGGCCAATGAGGTGTCCAACCGTTTCGGCATCAACGATGCCCAGCACGTCTAG